A window from Synechococcus sp. RSCCF101 encodes these proteins:
- a CDS encoding Crp/Fnr family transcriptional regulator encodes MVPLRTTTSPVDPDTTPVIHLAEGRTLLLDPASQASDTLLQVHDGIARVFCACPETDGMSLAFLQKGDTLQFDRLCSDGVCLEALTDLSFRRLERSEAGLSDPVNEWTLQLLRIRHLVSAEQRLQALLSLLVHRIGRRTRAGCQLPFRLTHERLGELIGATRVTTSRIASKLRERGVFQQGSGSREGLTLCPDWIAACPLTF; translated from the coding sequence GTGGTCCCGCTGCGGACCACAACCAGCCCCGTCGATCCGGACACCACCCCGGTGATCCATCTGGCCGAGGGCCGAACCCTGTTGCTCGATCCGGCCTCCCAGGCGAGCGACACCCTGCTGCAGGTGCACGACGGCATCGCCCGTGTGTTCTGCGCCTGCCCGGAAACCGATGGCATGAGTCTGGCCTTCCTGCAGAAGGGAGACACGCTCCAGTTCGACCGCCTCTGCAGCGATGGCGTCTGCCTGGAGGCCCTCACCGATCTCTCCTTCCGACGCCTGGAACGCAGTGAAGCCGGGCTGAGCGACCCGGTGAATGAGTGGACGCTGCAGCTGCTCAGGATCCGCCACCTGGTGAGTGCCGAGCAGCGGCTGCAGGCGCTGCTCTCGCTGCTGGTGCACCGCATCGGCCGGCGCACCCGCGCCGGCTGTCAGCTCCCCTTCCGCCTGACCCATGAGCGCCTGGGTGAGCTGATCGGTGCCACCCGGGTCACCACTAGCCGCATCGCCTCGAAGCTGCGCGAGCGCGGCGTGTTCCAGCAGGGCAGCGGCAGCCGGGAGGGGCTCACCCTCTGTCCCGACTGGATCGCCGCCTGTCCGCTGACCTTCTGA
- a CDS encoding ferritin: MTTTTTAQVLSDLPQRSVAEPMDAGILEQLQQHLHLETQASYHYWELSGRFASRELRGFASFLQNESDSEREHAGRFIDYLNDRGASFRLGSQTPFQGDASSVVAVFEAVFGMERDVTSSLQQIHRLAEEAGDTRTAVFLEPLIEDQITSEGNAAHLLGRLRIAAGNPAALLLIDQELGEGHDAPHRLAGDSDS, encoded by the coding sequence ATGACCACCACAACCACCGCTCAGGTGCTCAGCGATCTGCCCCAGCGCAGCGTGGCCGAGCCGATGGACGCCGGCATCCTTGAGCAGCTGCAGCAGCACCTCCATCTGGAGACCCAGGCCTCCTATCACTACTGGGAGCTCTCCGGCCGTTTCGCCTCGCGTGAGCTGCGTGGTTTCGCCAGTTTCCTTCAGAACGAATCCGATTCCGAGCGCGAGCACGCCGGCCGCTTCATCGATTATCTGAACGACCGCGGCGCCAGCTTCCGCCTCGGCAGCCAGACCCCCTTCCAGGGCGATGCCTCCAGCGTGGTGGCGGTGTTCGAGGCCGTGTTCGGCATGGAGCGCGACGTGACCAGCTCCCTCCAGCAGATCCACCGCCTGGCCGAGGAAGCCGGTGACACCCGCACCGCGGTGTTCCTTGAGCCCCTGATCGAGGACCAGATCACTTCGGAAGGCAATGCCGCCCACCTGCTGGGCCGCCTCCGTATCGCCGCCGGCAATCCCGCCGCCCTGCTGCTGATCGATCAGGAACTGGGCGAAGGCCACGATGCGCCGCATCGCCTGGCCGGCGATTCCGACAGCTGA
- a CDS encoding Fur family transcriptional regulator, which yields MAISVKQDRILEALERSEDEVSGQALHRALADAGHGMGLATVYRHLRALQQQGRIRCRVLPNGEALYAPVDRDRHHITCVDCGRSEPLAGCPIEEVHLPHAEHQGYRMLFHTLEFYGLCEPCRRRQEQGGGGSAG from the coding sequence ATGGCGATCAGCGTCAAACAGGACCGCATCCTCGAGGCGCTGGAGCGCAGTGAGGATGAGGTGAGCGGCCAGGCTCTGCACCGCGCTCTGGCCGATGCGGGCCACGGCATGGGGCTCGCCACCGTCTACCGGCACCTGAGAGCGCTGCAGCAACAGGGCCGCATCCGCTGCCGGGTACTGCCCAACGGTGAGGCGCTCTATGCCCCGGTGGACAGGGATCGCCACCACATCACCTGCGTGGACTGCGGCCGCAGCGAACCCCTGGCGGGTTGTCCGATCGAGGAGGTGCATCTGCCACATGCGGAGCACCAGGGGTACCGGATGCTGTTTCACACGCTGGAGTTCTACGGCCTCTGCGAGCCCTGCCGGCGCCGGCAGGAGCAGGGTGGGGGCGGTTCAGCGGGCTGA
- a CDS encoding DMT family transporter, whose protein sequence is MKGILGPAALAGGSKRFVVASALSFSLMTVCVKQLAGRIPVAEVLLARSLITLAITAVLLRREGVWPWGHRRGWLVLRGLVGTGALLCVFAAITRLPLATATVLQYTYPTFTAVMGWLLLKEQVARRLAVAVLLGWTGVLLVVEPSWLSGAAARGLDPLSVAIALGGALMTSLAYVCVRHLGRSEHPLVIVFYFPLVSVPIVLPAVLGNFVMPIGSDWLWLLGVGVFTQLGQVWITRGLTLLPAARATAISYVQVVFASLWGVWLFAEPIDGWMVSGAAVVLLATVLSASARSRNI, encoded by the coding sequence GTGAAGGGCATCCTCGGACCGGCCGCCCTGGCCGGCGGCTCGAAGCGCTTCGTGGTGGCCTCGGCCCTCAGCTTCAGCCTGATGACCGTGTGCGTGAAGCAGCTGGCCGGCCGGATTCCGGTGGCCGAGGTACTGCTGGCCCGCTCCCTGATCACCTTGGCGATCACGGCCGTGCTATTGCGACGTGAAGGCGTTTGGCCCTGGGGCCACCGGCGCGGCTGGCTGGTGCTGCGCGGGCTGGTGGGCACCGGCGCCCTGCTCTGCGTCTTCGCCGCGATCACGCGCCTGCCGCTCGCCACCGCCACGGTGCTCCAGTACACCTATCCCACCTTCACGGCGGTGATGGGCTGGCTGCTGCTGAAGGAGCAGGTGGCCCGCCGGCTGGCCGTGGCCGTGCTGCTGGGCTGGACGGGCGTGCTGCTGGTGGTGGAGCCCTCCTGGCTGAGCGGCGCGGCGGCGCGGGGTCTCGATCCCCTCTCCGTGGCGATCGCCCTCGGCGGCGCCCTGATGACCAGCCTGGCCTATGTGTGCGTGCGCCATCTGGGCCGCAGCGAGCACCCGCTGGTGATCGTGTTCTATTTCCCGCTGGTGTCGGTGCCGATCGTGCTGCCGGCGGTGCTGGGCAACTTCGTGATGCCGATCGGCAGCGACTGGCTCTGGCTGCTGGGGGTTGGTGTGTTCACCCAGCTGGGCCAGGTGTGGATCACCCGGGGGTTAACGCTGCTGCCGGCGGCCCGGGCCACCGCCATCAGTTATGTGCAGGTGGTGTTCGCCAGCCTCTGGGGCGTGTGGCTGTTCGCCGAACCGATCGATGGCTGGATGGTGAGCGGTGCGGCGGTGGTGCTGCTGGCGACCGTCCTCAGTGCCAGCGCCAGGTCGCGTAACATTTGA
- the dnaG gene encoding DNA primase, protein MGQPRLHPRTIEAVKDRADIVDVVGDHVVLQKKGREFVGICPFHDDSKPSMTVSPAKQFYYCFSCGAGGNAIKFLMEFQRQNFSEVVLDLARRYQVPVETVEGPQQERLRQQLSRREQLHRVLDLASGWFRQQLQSEAGRGALGYLRDTRGLSAATIERFQLGYAPERWDGLLDHLQRVERIRPELLEAAGLVVARKGGNGFYDRFRHRVMVPIRNRQGRVIAFGGRSLDGGEPKYLNSPETELFEKGRHLFGLDLAASAIRKADRAVVVEGYFDVIALHAAGIENAVAALGTALNAGQITQLCRCCESKRIVLNFDADGAGVRAAQRAIGEVEQLALQGQLQLRVLHLPSGKDPDEFLKERTPEAYRALLDQAPLWLDWQIETILEGKDLRRADQFQQAVADLVTLLGRLPASAVRSHYLQQVAERLSGGQARLALQLEQDLRQQVKGQRWHGRSQRFDQPGEAGQRERAEALILRLYLHHPRLRGTIRHELHQRDLENFALQHHRRLWASLSELEEERLGVEALQAISRGQGSDDLLAEFDLAAALSDQLLSDDPALLDRLQGLLLPSDLDRLALAEPLLSLQGATASLERQRSLRRCRHLLEAWSSRRLQTLETCLAQLLEQQDPSARSDGAMEDQVEHLFRDLNQDVLSFQELYYSERRHIGHLDRQRCAGFSRLPGGGEPVPAQEPAAAAS, encoded by the coding sequence ATGGGCCAGCCCCGCCTCCACCCGCGCACGATCGAGGCGGTCAAGGACCGGGCCGACATCGTGGATGTGGTGGGCGACCACGTGGTGCTGCAGAAGAAGGGCCGGGAGTTCGTGGGGATCTGCCCCTTCCACGACGACAGCAAACCGTCGATGACGGTGTCTCCCGCCAAGCAGTTCTACTACTGCTTCTCCTGCGGTGCCGGCGGCAACGCCATCAAGTTCCTGATGGAGTTCCAGCGCCAGAACTTCTCCGAGGTGGTGCTCGATCTGGCGCGGCGCTACCAGGTGCCGGTGGAGACGGTGGAGGGGCCCCAGCAGGAGCGGCTGCGGCAGCAGCTCTCCCGCCGCGAGCAACTGCACCGGGTGCTCGATCTGGCCAGCGGCTGGTTCCGGCAGCAGCTCCAGAGCGAGGCCGGGCGCGGCGCCCTGGGCTATCTGCGCGACACGCGCGGCCTGAGCGCGGCCACGATCGAGCGCTTCCAGCTCGGCTATGCGCCCGAGCGCTGGGATGGCCTGCTCGACCATCTGCAGCGGGTGGAGCGGATCCGCCCCGAGCTGCTGGAGGCGGCCGGGCTGGTGGTGGCCCGCAAGGGAGGCAACGGCTTCTACGACCGCTTCCGCCATCGGGTGATGGTGCCGATCCGCAACCGTCAGGGCCGGGTGATCGCCTTCGGCGGCCGCAGCCTCGATGGCGGCGAACCCAAATACCTCAACTCGCCCGAAACCGAACTGTTCGAGAAGGGCCGCCATCTGTTCGGGCTCGACCTGGCGGCGTCGGCGATCCGCAAGGCGGACCGGGCCGTGGTGGTGGAGGGTTACTTCGATGTGATCGCCCTGCACGCCGCCGGCATCGAGAACGCCGTGGCCGCTCTCGGCACGGCCCTGAACGCCGGACAGATCACCCAGCTCTGCCGCTGCTGCGAGAGCAAGCGGATCGTGCTCAACTTCGATGCCGACGGCGCCGGCGTGCGCGCGGCCCAGCGGGCCATCGGCGAGGTGGAGCAGCTGGCCCTGCAGGGGCAGCTGCAGCTGCGTGTGCTGCACCTGCCCTCCGGCAAGGACCCCGATGAGTTCCTGAAGGAGCGCACGCCCGAGGCCTACAGGGCCCTGCTTGATCAGGCACCCCTCTGGCTCGACTGGCAGATCGAGACGATCCTGGAGGGCAAGGACCTGCGGCGGGCCGATCAGTTCCAGCAGGCGGTGGCCGACCTGGTGACCCTGCTCGGCCGCCTGCCGGCCAGCGCCGTGCGCAGCCACTACCTGCAGCAGGTGGCCGAACGGCTCAGCGGCGGCCAGGCCCGCCTGGCCCTGCAGCTGGAGCAGGACCTGCGCCAGCAGGTGAAGGGCCAGCGCTGGCACGGGCGCTCCCAGCGCTTCGATCAGCCCGGCGAGGCCGGGCAGCGCGAGCGGGCCGAAGCCCTGATCCTGCGGCTCTACCTGCACCACCCGCGGCTGCGGGGCACGATCCGCCACGAGCTGCACCAGCGCGATCTGGAGAATTTCGCCCTGCAGCACCACCGCCGCCTCTGGGCGTCGCTGAGCGAACTGGAGGAGGAGCGGCTCGGGGTGGAGGCCCTGCAGGCGATCAGCCGGGGACAGGGCAGCGACGACCTCCTGGCGGAGTTCGATCTCGCCGCTGCCCTGAGCGACCAGCTGCTCAGCGACGATCCGGCCCTGCTGGATCGGCTGCAGGGGCTGCTGCTGCCCTCGGATCTGGATCGGCTGGCGCTGGCCGAACCGCTGCTGAGCCTGCAGGGGGCCACCGCCTCGCTGGAGCGGCAGCGCAGCCTGCGCCGCTGCCGCCACCTGCTCGAGGCCTGGAGCAGCCGGCGGCTGCAGACCCTGGAGACCTGCCTCGCCCAGCTGCTCGAGCAGCAGGATCCGTCCGCCCGATCAGACGGCGCCATGGAGGACCAGGTGGAGCACCTGTTCCGCGACCTCAATCAGGACGTGCTCTCGTTCCAGGAGCTGTATTACAGCGAGCGGCGCCACATCGGCCATCTCGACCGGCAGCGCTGCGCCGGCTTCAGCCGGCTGCCGGGCGGGGGCGAGCCTGTGCCGGCGCAGGAGCCGGCCGCGGCCGCCTCATGA
- a CDS encoding metal ABC transporter permease, whose amino-acid sequence MTAVDAEIWWLTPLLMVVLVGLVCPATGALLVTQRRVLQANLMAHAVLPGLVLALALGLDPILGGLISGLLGSLLAEVLSHRCSGREESVLNTVLAGFLALGVLLAPLLQLRIDLEALLFGDLLAVGPADLVRMLVAAAVLAVLVLSSYRNLVFVGVDAAGAEAARLPVRRLKLVLTFTTGLVVISSMAAVGVVLVIALLCAPVLMHIEASRSLQRLMLRAAATGLLLGVGGLLAAVLVDAPPGALIGVLCLGLLVFKRPLPTTS is encoded by the coding sequence ATGACAGCGGTGGATGCCGAGATCTGGTGGCTGACGCCGCTGCTGATGGTGGTGCTGGTGGGCCTGGTCTGCCCCGCCACCGGGGCGTTGCTGGTGACGCAACGGCGTGTGCTCCAGGCCAACCTGATGGCTCACGCTGTGCTGCCCGGCCTGGTGCTCGCCCTGGCTCTGGGCCTGGATCCGATCCTGGGCGGGCTCATCAGCGGTCTGCTGGGCTCCCTCTTGGCCGAGGTCCTCAGCCACCGCTGCTCCGGCCGTGAGGAGAGCGTGCTCAACACCGTGTTGGCGGGTTTTCTGGCCCTCGGAGTGCTGTTGGCCCCCCTGCTGCAGCTGCGGATCGACCTGGAGGCCCTGCTCTTCGGGGATCTTCTCGCGGTGGGCCCGGCCGATCTGGTGCGGATGCTGGTCGCCGCCGCGGTCCTCGCGGTGCTGGTGCTGAGCTCCTACCGCAATCTGGTCTTCGTGGGGGTGGATGCGGCCGGGGCCGAGGCCGCCCGCCTGCCGGTGCGGCGCCTCAAGCTCGTGCTCACCTTCACCACGGGCCTGGTGGTGATCAGCTCGATGGCGGCGGTGGGGGTGGTGCTGGTGATCGCCCTGCTCTGTGCGCCTGTGCTGATGCACATCGAGGCCAGCCGCAGCCTGCAGCGGCTGATGCTGCGGGCCGCCGCCACCGGCCTGCTGCTCGGTGTGGGCGGCCTGCTGGCGGCCGTTCTGGTGGATGCGCCGCCGGGCGCCCTGATCGGTGTGCTCTGCCTGGGTTTGCTTGTCTTCAAGCGGCCGCTGCCGACGACCTCATGA
- a CDS encoding metal ABC transporter substrate-binding protein, whose product MQAQAGKPTVVAVDGVLCDLTRTLAGSSASVICLIPAGADPHTFRFRGSDRRALSRADLVLHNGFKLSPAAMKLEGNPKVVAVAELAMPNYDGADPHVWHDPANTAAMAEVVTARLQSVLPASEHAGLQARGRKANAVLSQLGSWGGSQFGTLAQPQRVLVSEHQAYSHLADRYDITQITMLDSFTSKGVLRPSSLRAITSAVKASGAKTLFPESLPANKTLRRISRSTGIPVNDTPLYPEGLGPDRSTVSTATWNICTVVKGQGGQCDQTKADALESQWDAIR is encoded by the coding sequence GTGCAGGCCCAGGCCGGCAAACCCACCGTGGTGGCCGTGGACGGGGTGCTCTGCGACCTCACCCGCACCCTGGCCGGCTCCTCCGCCTCGGTGATCTGCCTGATCCCGGCCGGCGCCGACCCCCACACCTTCCGCTTCCGCGGCAGCGATCGCCGGGCCCTGTCCAGGGCCGATCTGGTGCTGCACAACGGCTTCAAGCTCTCGCCGGCCGCGATGAAGCTCGAGGGCAACCCGAAGGTCGTGGCCGTGGCGGAGCTGGCGATGCCCAACTACGACGGCGCCGATCCGCACGTCTGGCACGATCCGGCCAACACCGCCGCCATGGCCGAGGTGGTGACCGCACGCCTGCAGAGCGTGCTGCCGGCTTCGGAACACGCGGGTCTCCAGGCGCGAGGCCGCAAGGCGAACGCGGTGCTCTCTCAACTGGGCAGCTGGGGCGGCAGCCAGTTCGGCACCCTGGCGCAGCCCCAGCGCGTGCTGGTGAGTGAGCACCAGGCCTACAGCCACCTGGCCGATCGCTACGACATCACCCAGATCACCATGCTGGACAGCTTCACCAGCAAGGGTGTGTTGCGGCCCTCCAGCCTGAGGGCGATCACCTCGGCGGTGAAGGCCTCCGGCGCCAAAACGCTGTTTCCGGAATCGCTGCCGGCCAACAAGACCCTGCGCCGCATCAGCCGCAGCACCGGCATACCGGTCAACGACACGCCGCTCTATCCGGAAGGACTCGGCCCGGATCGCTCCACGGTGTCCACCGCGACCTGGAACATCTGCACCGTGGTGAAGGGCCAGGGCGGCCAGTGCGATCAGACCAAGGCCGATGCCCTGGAGTCGCAGTGGGACGCAATCCGCTGA
- a CDS encoding metal ABC transporter ATP-binding protein, with amino-acid sequence MLQAKGVHLSRGTRQALRDVSLTLEPGSLTALVGPNGAGKTTLLQVLQGQLAPDRGSVELDGAPIRGQRSRVALMPQRGEIDWHFPITVAGMVELGHRSGKRHGCCDVAAALQRVGLTELAGQRLDQLSGGQQQRTLLARTLVQPADVLLLDEPTAAIDPPSREQLLRVMREVCRAGLTLLVSGHDWGTALDAYDRVVVLDGSVLADGPPDTIRRTLGAVSMGNHRCG; translated from the coding sequence ATGCTGCAGGCCAAGGGCGTGCATCTCAGCCGGGGAACGCGCCAGGCTCTGCGCGATGTATCCCTGACCCTGGAGCCCGGCAGCCTCACCGCCCTGGTGGGGCCCAACGGCGCCGGCAAAACCACCCTGCTCCAGGTGCTGCAGGGGCAACTCGCCCCCGATCGCGGCAGCGTGGAGCTGGACGGAGCCCCGATCCGGGGCCAGCGGAGCCGGGTGGCGCTGATGCCCCAGCGGGGCGAGATCGACTGGCACTTCCCGATCACCGTGGCGGGGATGGTGGAGCTGGGCCACCGCAGCGGGAAGCGGCATGGCTGCTGCGATGTGGCGGCCGCCCTGCAGCGGGTGGGCCTCACGGAGCTGGCCGGCCAGCGGCTCGATCAGCTCTCCGGCGGCCAGCAGCAGCGCACCCTGCTGGCCCGCACCCTGGTGCAGCCAGCCGATGTGCTGCTGCTCGATGAACCCACCGCCGCGATTGATCCCCCCTCACGCGAGCAGCTGCTGCGGGTGATGCGTGAGGTGTGCCGGGCCGGCCTCACCCTGCTGGTGAGCGGCCACGACTGGGGCACGGCCCTCGATGCCTACGACCGGGTGGTGGTGCTCGATGGCTCGGTACTGGCGGACGGTCCACCGGACACGATCCGCCGGACCCTCGGGGCGGTGTCGATGGGCAACCACCGCTGCGGATGA
- a CDS encoding CHAT domain-containing tetratricopeptide repeat protein → MEAGLAHGRRGGRLRSSHYIWCRDACLTLSLLVSLLLPGRSLPAAAAESGPASPLPAADGAASPEQLDAAAVAAFRLGTAAGWRQAITLWQALLQRLGPEADPSRLGLIHTLMGNAHSLLGEKPRAGERYRRALELHRAAGDRPGEAVVLSNLGQLASELGEMEQALELLEQSRSLHRQLQNRAGEATSLNNMAVVLEGMGERRRALALHRRVLAIRQQSADAAGEALSWNNIGAILDDLGDGAAARSAYGRSLELRRQRGDPLGEATVLSNLALLEKRLGRLAEAQALLERALVIQRQAGAPEGLAVSLANLAALHDDLGQPAQARALLEDSLAIRRRIGDRRGEAVLLSNLGLLQLQQGRPRQARSSFERALAIARDTAHPAAEAAALINRASLEETVGEFQAALESLRAAVAILRRIGDPLGEAVVSGNLGAVYESVGEGEQAELQLRRALAAYRELDSPSGIAVSRNNLGSLLNRRGRPEQALVPLRAAEAMHRASGDRDGLARALNNIGAAHVLAGRPEPARRAYRQALAIKRQLGDRRGEAVTLNNLGNLEAVGSTPRRGLEPLDAALALQRGVDDAEGMATTLLNRGRLHRRLGDHQAALSDLAESVRLIDGLRSRLADDDLRASFLASAHEHIDALIDLLMELHRLEPGAGHALRAYAVQEQSRARGLRDGLARQGDRPGREQRQRRRAIERELRALGPPSEVSAARRQALMDADLVLQQELHGLAGAAVPVPGSPVPSLEQARRLIERLRRELLQEGDVLLQYNLGPERSTLWVVDRDGLAVHALPPGPEISEQVQALRRSLLGLPDAALLSRLHALLIGPADLPADTRRLILVPDGALQVLPFAALEDPASGEPLLARFSLAHLPSVQAVLDRPASAPPDAGGDGRLPMLIVADPDLGAGRPHGELRAGPSRRNCSLAWQPLPGTGRELEAIAQVVSEADRVVARGAEATAARLLALDPARFPVLHFATHACVNARRPDFSGIVLAAERSPAGVADPAVDFLYLQEILDLELDSELVVLSACDTALGRQLEGEGPLSLSRAFMLAGARTVLSSLWSVDDRSTAALMAAFYRHWIDAGLPLDAALRQAQLELMRTPRWRAPYHWAAFHLHGRWR, encoded by the coding sequence GTGGAGGCGGGGCTGGCCCATGGACGACGCGGCGGCCGGCTGCGGTCTTCACACTACATCTGGTGTCGAGATGCCTGCCTCACGCTTTCCCTGCTGGTCTCGCTGCTGCTGCCGGGCCGCAGCCTGCCGGCGGCGGCGGCCGAGTCCGGCCCGGCCAGCCCGCTGCCGGCAGCCGACGGAGCCGCCTCGCCCGAGCAGCTGGACGCGGCTGCGGTGGCCGCCTTCCGGCTTGGAACGGCCGCCGGCTGGCGGCAGGCGATCACCCTCTGGCAGGCCCTGCTCCAGCGCCTGGGGCCCGAGGCGGATCCCAGCCGGCTGGGCCTGATCCACACCCTGATGGGCAATGCCCACTCCCTGCTCGGGGAGAAACCCCGGGCCGGCGAGCGCTACCGCCGGGCGCTGGAGCTGCATCGCGCCGCCGGCGATCGCCCGGGGGAGGCCGTGGTGCTCAGCAACCTGGGCCAGCTGGCGTCCGAACTGGGGGAGATGGAGCAGGCCCTGGAGCTGCTGGAGCAGTCGCGCAGCCTGCACCGGCAGTTGCAGAACCGGGCGGGCGAGGCCACCAGCCTCAACAACATGGCGGTGGTGCTCGAGGGCATGGGCGAGCGGCGCCGGGCCCTGGCGCTGCACCGAAGGGTTCTGGCGATCCGTCAGCAGTCGGCGGATGCGGCCGGTGAAGCCCTGAGCTGGAACAACATCGGCGCCATCCTCGATGACCTGGGGGATGGGGCCGCGGCGCGCTCCGCCTACGGCCGCAGTCTTGAGCTGCGGCGGCAACGGGGCGATCCCCTCGGCGAGGCCACCGTCCTCAGCAATCTGGCCCTGCTGGAGAAACGGCTCGGACGGTTGGCGGAGGCCCAGGCCCTGCTGGAGCGGGCCCTGGTGATCCAGCGCCAGGCCGGTGCCCCAGAGGGCCTGGCGGTGAGCCTGGCCAACCTGGCCGCCTTGCATGACGATCTCGGCCAGCCTGCCCAGGCCCGGGCGCTTCTGGAGGACTCGCTGGCGATCCGCCGCCGCATCGGCGATCGCCGCGGCGAGGCGGTGCTGCTCTCCAACCTCGGCCTGCTGCAGCTGCAGCAGGGCCGCCCCCGGCAGGCCCGCTCCAGCTTCGAGCGGGCCCTGGCGATCGCGCGGGACACGGCCCACCCGGCGGCGGAGGCTGCCGCGCTGATCAACCGGGCCTCGCTCGAGGAGACGGTGGGCGAGTTTCAGGCCGCTCTGGAGTCGCTGCGGGCGGCCGTCGCCATCCTGCGCCGCATCGGCGATCCCCTCGGCGAGGCGGTGGTGAGCGGCAATCTCGGCGCCGTGTACGAGAGCGTGGGGGAGGGCGAGCAGGCGGAGTTGCAGCTGCGCCGGGCCCTGGCCGCCTACAGGGAGCTCGACTCCCCGTCCGGCATCGCGGTGAGCCGGAACAATCTCGGCAGCCTGCTCAACCGGCGGGGCCGGCCGGAGCAGGCCCTGGTCCCTCTGCGGGCCGCCGAGGCCATGCACCGCGCCAGCGGCGATCGCGACGGCCTGGCCCGTGCCCTCAACAACATCGGGGCGGCCCACGTGCTCGCCGGCCGCCCCGAGCCGGCTCGACGCGCCTATCGCCAGGCCCTGGCGATCAAGCGGCAGCTGGGCGACCGGCGCGGTGAGGCCGTGACGCTCAACAACCTGGGCAATCTGGAGGCGGTGGGCTCCACACCCCGCCGGGGCCTCGAACCGCTCGATGCCGCCCTCGCCCTGCAGCGCGGCGTCGACGATGCCGAGGGGATGGCCACCACGCTGCTGAACCGCGGCCGGCTGCACCGCCGCCTGGGGGATCACCAGGCCGCTCTGAGCGATCTGGCCGAGTCGGTGCGCCTGATCGATGGCCTGCGCAGCCGCCTGGCCGACGACGATCTGCGGGCCTCCTTCCTGGCCTCGGCCCATGAGCACATCGATGCCCTGATCGATCTGCTGATGGAGCTGCACCGGCTGGAGCCCGGCGCCGGCCATGCCCTGCGGGCCTATGCCGTGCAGGAGCAGTCCCGCGCCCGGGGCCTGCGCGATGGCCTCGCCCGCCAGGGCGACCGCCCCGGCCGCGAACAGCGCCAGCGGCGCCGCGCCATCGAACGGGAGCTGAGGGCCCTGGGGCCGCCGTCCGAGGTCAGCGCCGCCAGGCGCCAGGCGCTAATGGATGCCGATCTGGTGCTGCAGCAGGAGCTGCACGGACTGGCGGGCGCGGCCGTGCCGGTTCCCGGCAGCCCCGTGCCCAGCCTCGAGCAGGCCCGCCGCCTGATCGAGCGGCTGCGCCGCGAGTTGCTGCAGGAGGGCGACGTGCTGCTGCAATACAACCTCGGCCCCGAGCGCAGCACGCTCTGGGTGGTGGACCGCGACGGCCTGGCGGTCCATGCGCTGCCGCCGGGCCCCGAGATCAGCGAGCAGGTGCAGGCCCTGCGCCGATCCCTGCTCGGGCTCCCCGATGCCGCCCTGCTCAGCCGGCTGCACGCGCTGCTGATCGGCCCGGCCGATCTGCCGGCGGACACCCGCCGCCTGATCCTGGTGCCCGACGGTGCGCTGCAGGTGCTGCCCTTCGCTGCGCTGGAGGATCCGGCCAGCGGCGAGCCGTTGCTGGCCCGCTTCTCCCTCGCTCACCTTCCCTCGGTGCAGGCGGTGCTGGATCGCCCGGCCTCAGCCCCGCCGGATGCCGGCGGCGATGGCCGGCTGCCGATGCTGATCGTGGCCGATCCGGATCTGGGGGCGGGGCGCCCCCACGGTGAGCTCAGGGCCGGCCCGAGCCGGCGCAATTGCAGCCTGGCGTGGCAGCCCCTGCCGGGTACCGGCCGGGAGCTGGAGGCCATCGCTCAGGTGGTGAGCGAGGCCGATCGGGTGGTGGCCCGCGGCGCCGAGGCCACCGCCGCTCGTCTGCTGGCCCTCGATCCGGCCCGCTTCCCGGTGCTCCACTTCGCCACCCACGCCTGCGTGAATGCCCGCCGGCCCGACTTCTCCGGCATCGTGCTCGCCGCCGAGCGCAGCCCGGCCGGAGTGGCCGACCCGGCGGTGGATTTCCTCTACCTGCAGGAGATCCTGGATCTGGAGCTCGACTCCGAGCTGGTGGTGCTCAGCGCCTGCGACACCGCCCTGGGCCGCCAGCTGGAGGGGGAGGGGCCCCTCAGCCTCAGCCGGGCCTTCATGCTGGCGGGGGCCCGCACCGTGCTCTCGAGCCTGTGGAGCGTCGACGACCGCAGCACCGCCGCCCTGATGGCGGCCTTCTACCGCCACTGGATCGATGCTGGCCTGCCACTGGATGCCGCCCTGCGCCAGGCCCAGCTCGAGTTGATGCGCACCCCGCGCTGGCGGGCGCCCTACCACTGGGCGGCCTTCCATCTGCACGGCCGATGGCGCTGA